A stretch of DNA from Candidatus Bathyarchaeota archaeon:
GTAAAATCACGAAAACAACTCGCAGATCAAGACTTAATTCAGCTTAGCCGAAAAATCAATGACATCGCTAAAATTTACATTGCTCAACAAAAGCTTTCTAAAGATGAAGCTCCAACAATTGAACAAATATCTGCTTGGATACGTATGGCAAAATGACTCCCATTTTTTGTCTCTGTTTTTTTGGAGTTTTTTTTAATTGGTCACTGATTTCAGTTGTTGAATTTATTTCATACCTTTGTATGTTCCTGAAATTTCAGAGGCTGTCTTTGGTTTATTGATTTTTGGGCTTGTTTTGTAAACTAAGTCGTTAAAAGGTTTAATGTTGTGTCTTCGTTTGGCTATAAAACTGAGTTAATAGGCTGTATCCATCTGGAAAAGGTCGTTAGTTGATGGTGCTAATACGTAATTCATCAAAGTGATATCTGTCTTGGGTGGATTTTGCGAACAGTTATCAACCCCTATGTTGGTTACCTGTTCTAGTTAGGTGTAATCATTGGATTGGCTGCTGTTTGCTTTGTTGGCTCCCGCGTTTATGGCCATGAACATTGTCATTAACAAGTTTTTGGTAACAAAAAAGTTCAGGGGCTACTTTTCAATGATAATATACCTAAACTTTGTAGACTTGATTTTTGCTGGTTCTGTATATGTTTTCTTTCCGGTTAGTTTCAGTTTTCCATATGCGTTTTTTGCAATGTTTACTGGGATACTGCCCGTGATAGGGTTTTGGTTTTACAGCAAAGCTTTAATGGTCGAGGAGGCATCTCGCCTTGCGCCTTTGTTTCAGTTTATTCCCCTTTTTGTTGCTTTAATGTCTGTGCTGTTTTTGGGTGAAATTTTGAGTACTCAACAATACGTCGGAATTGGTTTGATTATCTTAACTTCGATACTAATTTCATATAAAAAATCTGAAAATGAACATTCTTTGTCTTCTGCCTTTAAGTTGATGATTCCTTTTACTGCGATTATTGCGGTGTACAGTGTTTTGAACAAGGTACTTTTAGGATATTTTGATTTCTGGTCTGTTTTTTTCTGGATGATGATTGGCTCGTGGGTTGGAGTATTGTTTTTGTTGTTGTTTTCTAAGCCCCGAAAAGCTTTTTTTGAATCTGTTTCTCACCTTGGGGCACGAACGTTTATTACAACCCTAGCTGGTGAAGGCAGTTATATCCTTGGAACAATTTTTTTGTTGATATCTTCGTCTTTAGGGTATATTTCATTAGTTTCTGCTATAGCTGGATTACAGCAATTTTTTGTTTTCATTTACATGGTATTGCTGAGTTTGTTTATGCCAACAATTCTCAAGGAAGACATAAGCAGAAATGTATTAGCACTGAAAATTTTTGCGATTGCCTTAATGTTTGTGGGCACTTGGATGGTTACCGTATGAAATCATATATTTTTAAGTATAGTAAACGATAACATGGAT
This window harbors:
- a CDS encoding EamA family transporter, which translates into the protein MDWLLFALLAPAFMAMNIVINKFLVTKKFRGYFSMIIYLNFVDLIFAGSVYVFFPVSFSFPYAFFAMFTGILPVIGFWFYSKALMVEEASRLAPLFQFIPLFVALMSVLFLGEILSTQQYVGIGLIILTSILISYKKSENEHSLSSAFKLMIPFTAIIAVYSVLNKVLLGYFDFWSVFFWMMIGSWVGVLFLLLFSKPRKAFFESVSHLGARTFITTLAGEGSYILGTIFLLISSSLGYISLVSAIAGLQQFFVFIYMVLLSLFMPTILKEDISRNVLALKIFAIALMFVGTWMVTV